In a genomic window of Nodosilinea sp. E11:
- a CDS encoding restriction endonuclease subunit S, with translation MNQKFEIPNSWLQVTLGEVVEYGKTIKADPQEIPDRAWVLELEDIEKDTSKLLKRLTFSERQSRSTKNQFEKGDILYGKLRPYLNKVLRADMDGYCSTEIIPLKPNQALDGNFLFHWLKHPGFLKYVDAVSHGLNMPRLGTQAGRKAPLLVAPILEQRRIAEKLDHLFEQVDACRKKCERIPFILKQFRQSILAAATSGKLTENWRHITSNTSRRVDEELNQFNFSGIDCFREYEFPASWETARLEEIAEISGGITKDSKRQDPEDEELPYLRVANVQRGYLDLSEMKTIRVPKKRIESLLLERGDILFNEGGDIDKLGRGWVWNGEIEKCTFQNHVFRARLRNCSFEPKFFSWYGNSRGFDYFLSYGKQSTNLASINKTVLSSLPVVVPPSEEQKEIVRRVESLFSFANRLEARYKAAIIQVERLISALLEKAFRGELVPQDPNDESAAALLERVRNQLFTTKANETGRQVKNTTSTKSPTEQVVMLTRKDIEPSHLTTILKKQGALSAEELWVASQLEIDDFYDQLKAEEEKELLRERRGTEEDSPRFLEAA, from the coding sequence ATGAACCAGAAATTTGAAATACCTAACTCTTGGCTTCAAGTGACACTTGGTGAGGTTGTTGAATATGGCAAAACAATCAAAGCTGATCCTCAAGAAATCCCAGATAGGGCTTGGGTTCTTGAACTTGAAGATATTGAAAAGGATACTTCTAAGCTACTAAAAAGGCTAACTTTCTCTGAGCGCCAATCGAGAAGCACTAAAAACCAATTCGAGAAAGGAGATATTCTTTACGGAAAACTACGTCCTTACCTAAATAAGGTTCTTAGGGCTGATATGGATGGATATTGTTCTACAGAAATCATTCCTTTAAAGCCAAATCAAGCTCTTGATGGAAACTTCTTATTTCATTGGCTTAAACATCCTGGCTTTTTGAAGTATGTTGATGCTGTAAGTCATGGCTTGAATATGCCACGATTAGGTACACAGGCTGGTAGGAAAGCTCCTCTGCTTGTTGCCCCTATTCTAGAACAAAGGCGAATAGCTGAGAAGCTCGACCACTTGTTTGAGCAAGTTGATGCATGTCGGAAAAAATGTGAACGTATTCCTTTTATTTTGAAACAATTTCGCCAGTCCATTCTTGCTGCTGCCACTTCAGGAAAGTTGACTGAGAATTGGCGTCATATTACCTCAAACACCAGTAGAAGAGTGGACGAAGAATTAAATCAATTTAACTTTTCGGGAATTGATTGTTTCAGAGAGTACGAGTTTCCGGCTAGTTGGGAGACGGCCCGATTAGAGGAAATCGCAGAGATATCAGGTGGTATAACAAAGGATTCTAAAAGGCAAGATCCAGAAGATGAGGAACTTCCTTATCTTCGTGTTGCTAATGTTCAGCGTGGCTATCTTGATCTTAGTGAAATGAAGACAATACGAGTCCCCAAAAAGCGTATAGAAAGTTTACTGTTAGAGAGAGGAGATATTTTATTTAATGAGGGTGGAGATATTGACAAGCTCGGAAGAGGCTGGGTCTGGAATGGCGAAATAGAGAAATGTACTTTTCAAAACCATGTGTTTAGGGCACGATTAAGAAATTGTTCATTTGAGCCTAAATTCTTTTCTTGGTATGGCAATTCACGTGGATTTGACTATTTTCTTTCGTATGGTAAGCAGAGCACAAATCTCGCTTCAATCAATAAAACGGTTCTTTCTTCATTACCAGTAGTTGTTCCTCCGTCAGAGGAGCAAAAAGAAATAGTTCGCCGTGTAGAAAGCCTATTTTCGTTTGCCAATCGTCTTGAAGCTCGCTATAAAGCTGCGATCATCCAGGTTGAGCGATTGATTTCTGCTTTATTGGAAAAGGCTTTTCGAGGTGAACTCGTCCCACAAGATCCAAATGATGAGTCAGCCGCAGCGCTACTAGAAAGAGTTCGCAATCAGCTTTTTACAACTAAAGCAAATGAAACAGGCCGACAAGTAAAGAACACTACATCCACTAAATCTCCTACTGAGCAAGTAGTTATGTTGACACGTAAAGATATTGAACCTTCACACCTTACTACAATCCTCAAAAAGCAGGGTGCCTTATCAGCAGAAGAATTATGGGTAGCTTCTCAACTTGAAATTGATGACTTTTATGATCAGCTAAAGGCAGAAGAAGAAAAAGAACTTCTAAGAGAGCGAAGAGGGACAGAAGAAGATTCACCCCGGTTCTTGGAGGCAGCATGA
- a CDS encoding AAA family ATPase, translated as MRLDWLRIPAYRGKRLRNFEIDFDENQSTTILIGRNGSGKSNLIEAIVEIFRDLELSKPPAFAYELQYVCRDKVININADPERSNRRLDIQVDGKSITQTTFNRKLVEYLPNFVFAYYSGLSSRLEKHFDEPTRRYYQEILNSKQSEMPLRRMFFCRKEYSQLVLLAFFLSNTETAHELLEKYLNIKCFDSALFVLKTPWWRGTGRPNKTQLAEGDPRFWYARGAFKTFLDRLWSQALAPIRNTEAVERDVRGKTENTERLYLFIKNQEELTDLKTEEEDEKTLFGYLESLFLCDLIDEVRVTVERTDGTRVKFTQLSEGEQQLLTVLGLMLFTQNDESIYLLDEPDTHLNPVWTYEYLKLLQDNIRAEKGQLLVATHNPLMIGSLYKNQVRIISQQEESTIAEEPEYDPIGIGVEGLLKSELYGLRSTLAPEILDKLDRHYQLLGKQDKTPEENLVLINLANELNSLHVSRTHPNPYFEHFATAMANTITEKENVLSKEEIEAQARLADEILSELSSESTSNENIQR; from the coding sequence ATGAGGTTAGATTGGTTACGTATTCCTGCCTATCGAGGCAAGAGGTTAAGGAATTTTGAAATTGACTTTGATGAAAACCAATCAACTACGATTTTGATTGGGCGTAACGGTTCCGGAAAGTCAAATCTAATTGAAGCCATTGTTGAGATTTTTCGCGACTTGGAGCTGAGCAAGCCTCCTGCTTTTGCATATGAATTACAGTATGTCTGCCGTGATAAAGTCATTAATATAAACGCTGATCCGGAACGGAGTAATAGAAGATTAGATATTCAAGTAGATGGCAAGTCAATTACGCAAACTACTTTTAATCGTAAATTAGTAGAATATTTGCCAAATTTCGTGTTTGCTTATTATTCCGGCTTGAGCAGTCGATTAGAAAAACATTTTGACGAACCAACTCGTCGCTACTATCAAGAGATTTTAAATAGTAAGCAAAGCGAAATGCCCTTACGCCGAATGTTCTTTTGTCGTAAGGAGTACAGTCAGCTGGTTCTGCTAGCATTTTTCCTGTCTAATACAGAAACTGCGCATGAGCTGTTAGAAAAATACCTAAACATCAAATGCTTTGATTCTGCACTTTTTGTTTTGAAAACGCCCTGGTGGCGAGGAACTGGCAGACCCAATAAAACACAATTAGCTGAGGGCGATCCTCGATTTTGGTATGCACGGGGGGCATTTAAGACATTCCTTGATCGTCTCTGGAGCCAAGCCCTTGCACCTATTCGTAATACCGAAGCAGTTGAACGTGATGTGAGAGGAAAAACAGAAAATACTGAGCGGCTATATCTCTTTATCAAAAATCAAGAAGAACTTACCGATCTAAAAACAGAAGAGGAAGATGAAAAAACTCTCTTTGGATATCTGGAAAGCTTATTTCTCTGTGACTTAATAGATGAAGTACGTGTCACGGTTGAACGTACTGACGGTACGCGGGTTAAGTTTACGCAATTAAGCGAAGGTGAACAGCAACTTCTCACAGTCCTTGGACTGATGCTGTTTACCCAAAATGACGAATCAATTTATTTGCTTGATGAACCAGATACTCATCTCAATCCAGTATGGACTTATGAGTATTTGAAGCTCTTGCAAGATAATATCCGTGCCGAAAAGGGACAATTGCTAGTAGCAACTCACAATCCACTGATGATTGGTAGTTTGTACAAAAATCAGGTCCGTATAATATCCCAACAAGAGGAATCAACCATTGCAGAAGAACCTGAATATGACCCAATTGGGATCGGTGTGGAGGGTCTTTTGAAGTCAGAATTGTATGGCTTACGTTCAACCTTGGCTCCAGAAATCCTAGATAAACTAGATCGCCATTACCAACTCTTAGGCAAGCAGGATAAGACTCCCGAAGAAAATTTAGTACTTATCAATCTTGCAAATGAACTTAATTCATTACATGTATCGCGTACTCATCCTAATCCGTATTTTGAGCATTTCGCTACCGCTATGGCTAACACTATAACTGAAAAGGAAAACGTACTTTCTAAAGAAGAAATTGAAGCTCAAGCCAGATTGGCTGATGAAATACTATCAGAACTTTCTAGTGAGAGTACTTCCAACGAGAATATCCAGCGATGA
- a CDS encoding response regulator has product MFVPSETILHIDDNEANRYIVRRILQNAGFAVVEAATATAGLEAIVLHEPALVILDVKLPDLNGFEVCRQIKSDPKTRFIPVLHLSASFVKSQDKAEGLDSGADGYLAQPVEPIELLATVRSLFRIRQAEELALISAREWQTTFDAINDSVCLLDQQGKILRCNRAMMGLFGKPAEDILGCVHYELMKATLGVGDGTCFYHAKETFQRQLLELQSQERWFAKTMDPVLNEFGAFTGAVLTLADITNRKQIEDERKQAELILQERNQRLDSLYETTREQADQLRQANRIKDEFLAVLSHELRSPLNPILGWARILQTKQQDAAKTQYALETIERNARLQAQLIEDLLDVSRILQGKLSLKTEPVSLPFTIRSALETVQLAAEAKAIQIETIFEPDVGQVLGDSGRLQQVIWNLISNAVKFTPPGGNVEVRLEQVEAGEEQAVSSPGPAAYAQITVSDTGKGITASFLPYVFDYFRQADSTTTRSFGGLGLGLAIVSHLVELHGGTVEAASLGEGQGSTFMVRLPTRAVSPLHPDHPSALDRSELHFDGLRVLFVDDEQDSRDLVTFLLEQQGATVTQVSSAQEALRELQQAEFDLLISDIGMPDMDGYALLRQIRARSPDQGGDILAIAITAYAGESDQQQALAAGFQQHITKPIEPEILSQTISTLMQHK; this is encoded by the coding sequence ATGTTTGTGCCCAGCGAAACCATTCTGCATATTGATGACAACGAGGCCAATCGTTACATCGTCAGGCGAATTTTGCAAAATGCAGGGTTTGCCGTCGTAGAAGCGGCAACGGCAACCGCAGGGTTAGAGGCGATCGTCCTGCATGAACCAGCGCTGGTGATTCTAGACGTAAAACTGCCTGATCTGAACGGCTTTGAAGTCTGTCGTCAGATCAAGTCTGACCCAAAAACTCGCTTTATTCCGGTACTACATCTCTCAGCCAGCTTTGTTAAAAGTCAAGATAAGGCCGAAGGACTAGACAGCGGTGCTGACGGTTATCTGGCCCAGCCAGTTGAACCGATTGAACTCTTGGCGACGGTGCGATCGCTATTTAGAATTCGCCAGGCAGAGGAACTAGCGCTCATTTCAGCCCGGGAGTGGCAAACCACCTTTGATGCCATCAACGATAGCGTCTGTCTGCTCGATCAGCAGGGTAAAATTTTGCGTTGTAATCGAGCCATGATGGGGCTTTTTGGTAAGCCTGCTGAAGACATTTTGGGATGCGTCCACTATGAATTGATGAAGGCCACCTTGGGGGTAGGAGACGGCACTTGTTTCTACCACGCTAAAGAAACGTTCCAGCGCCAACTGTTAGAACTGCAAAGTCAAGAACGCTGGTTTGCCAAAACCATGGACCCGGTTCTCAATGAGTTTGGTGCCTTTACAGGTGCCGTTCTGACTCTAGCAGATATTACCAATCGCAAGCAGATCGAGGATGAGCGCAAGCAAGCAGAACTAATTCTGCAGGAGCGTAATCAACGTCTAGATTCGCTCTATGAAACAACTCGTGAGCAAGCAGATCAGCTGCGGCAGGCAAATCGCATTAAAGACGAGTTTTTGGCCGTGTTATCCCACGAGCTCAGGTCGCCTTTAAACCCCATTCTAGGCTGGGCAAGAATACTGCAAACGAAACAACAAGACGCCGCAAAAACGCAGTATGCACTCGAAACGATTGAGCGAAACGCTAGATTACAAGCACAGCTGATCGAAGACTTGCTCGATGTTTCTCGCATCCTTCAGGGCAAGCTGAGTTTAAAGACAGAGCCAGTTAGTCTACCCTTCACGATTAGATCTGCCCTTGAGACTGTGCAGCTCGCCGCTGAAGCAAAAGCTATTCAAATTGAGACCATCTTTGAACCCGATGTTGGACAAGTGTTGGGCGATTCGGGTCGTCTACAGCAGGTGATTTGGAATTTGATCTCCAATGCCGTCAAATTCACACCCCCGGGTGGAAACGTGGAGGTGCGGCTAGAGCAAGTCGAGGCCGGTGAAGAACAGGCTGTATCGTCCCCTGGCCCTGCTGCCTATGCTCAAATTACAGTCAGTGATACTGGCAAAGGCATCACCGCTAGCTTTTTGCCCTATGTCTTTGACTACTTTCGGCAAGCCGACAGCACCACGACTCGAAGTTTTGGGGGGTTAGGGTTGGGATTGGCGATCGTCAGTCACTTGGTTGAACTCCATGGCGGAACCGTTGAGGCGGCGAGTTTAGGAGAAGGGCAAGGCTCAACCTTTATGGTGAGGCTACCCACCAGGGCTGTCTCACCATTGCATCCAGATCATCCCTCGGCGCTCGACCGTTCAGAGTTGCATTTTGATGGACTGCGAGTGCTGTTTGTGGATGATGAACAAGATTCACGTGATCTAGTTACTTTTTTGTTAGAACAGCAGGGGGCAACGGTTACTCAGGTAAGCTCCGCTCAAGAAGCGTTAAGGGAGTTACAACAAGCAGAGTTCGATTTGCTGATTAGTGATATTGGCATGCCTGATATGGATGGCTACGCCTTACTTCGCCAGATCAGAGCGCGATCGCCTGATCAGGGCGGAGACATTTTGGCGATCGCCATTACCGCCTACGCTGGGGAAAGTGATCAGCAGCAGGCATTAGCCGCCGGGTTTCAGCAGCATATTACCAAACCGATTGAGCCAGAAATTTTGTCGCAAACAATTTCGACGCTAATGCAGCACAAGTGA
- a CDS encoding ATP-binding protein gives MTTLFTLQIHYEQDVVQARQRTRELAEQLGFDGQDQVRLATAVSEIARNAFQYAQGGRVQFDLEESSQSLLIQVQDQGGGIPHLSDVLAGGYQSSTGMGLGIVGTRRLMDSFEIESSEQGTTVRIGKALPKRWRSLSERESPLFTDSQLQQIGEAVLGRSPQNPYDEIQRQNQELLRAMAELRKREEELTYLNRELEDTNRGVIALYAELDEKASSLQQANELKTRFLSNMSHEFRTPLNSILSLSRMLLARIDGELSLEQEKQVTFIQKAADGLSELVNDLLDLAKVEAGKTEVHPSSFAVSDLFATLRGMLRPLLVQGSSVSLVFDEPDELPSLYSDESKIAQILRNFISNALKFTERGEVRVTAEHVGQMIRLSVSDTGIGIAADDQERVFEDFMQIESHLQKQVKGTGLGLPLSRKLAELMGGSVAVQSEPGQGSTFSVCIPIVYPKAADLPDSLQPITALNLARLPILAIEDHTETLFIYEKHLQASRYQLIATRTLAQARQALQQLQPAAIVLDILLEGQNGWTFLRELKSDETTRNIPVLVITVVDNEKQAIALGADGFLIKPVEQLPLLTKLNTLIGQGNTQKLLLIDDDPAWRYVVKQLLTGISLQVLEAERGQEGLVMAENEQPTAILLDLEMPELSGFAALEQLRHNPITQSIPVIIYSSTQLDLETQSRLAQQGVAILSKEKTSQAEAVSHLRAALAKAGLVLGA, from the coding sequence ATGACCACCCTCTTCACCCTGCAAATTCACTACGAACAGGATGTCGTGCAGGCGCGGCAGCGCACCCGCGAGCTGGCCGAGCAGCTAGGGTTTGACGGGCAAGATCAGGTGCGGCTGGCCACGGCGGTTTCAGAAATTGCCCGCAATGCGTTTCAGTACGCCCAGGGTGGAAGAGTGCAGTTTGACCTGGAGGAAAGCTCCCAAAGCCTTCTCATTCAGGTGCAGGATCAAGGCGGTGGCATTCCGCATCTGAGCGATGTCTTAGCAGGAGGCTATCAGTCGTCTACAGGCATGGGGCTGGGCATTGTGGGCACGCGCCGCCTGATGGATTCCTTTGAAATCGAATCGAGCGAGCAGGGAACCACGGTGAGAATCGGCAAAGCTCTACCGAAGCGTTGGCGCAGCCTCTCTGAAAGAGAATCGCCCCTTTTCACCGACTCCCAGCTACAGCAGATTGGGGAGGCCGTTTTGGGGCGATCGCCCCAAAACCCTTACGACGAAATTCAGCGGCAAAACCAGGAATTGCTGCGGGCGATGGCCGAACTTCGCAAGCGAGAAGAAGAGTTAACTTACCTCAACCGGGAGCTAGAAGACACCAATCGCGGTGTGATTGCCCTCTATGCGGAGCTGGACGAAAAAGCCAGCTCCCTGCAACAGGCCAACGAGCTAAAAACGCGCTTTCTGTCTAACATGAGCCACGAGTTTCGCACGCCGCTGAACTCGATTTTGAGTCTCTCTCGAATGCTGCTGGCTCGCATAGATGGGGAGCTGTCCTTAGAGCAAGAAAAGCAGGTAACGTTCATTCAAAAAGCGGCGGATGGGTTGTCAGAGCTGGTCAATGATCTGCTGGATTTGGCCAAGGTAGAAGCGGGCAAAACCGAGGTGCATCCCAGTTCCTTTGCCGTGAGTGACCTGTTTGCCACCCTGCGCGGCATGCTGCGGCCGCTGCTGGTGCAGGGTTCCTCGGTGTCGCTCGTGTTTGACGAACCCGACGAACTGCCCTCGCTTTACAGCGATGAGAGCAAAATTGCTCAAATCCTCAGAAACTTTATCTCAAACGCGCTCAAATTTACGGAGCGGGGAGAGGTGCGCGTCACCGCAGAGCACGTTGGTCAGATGATTCGGCTCTCGGTGTCTGACACCGGCATCGGCATTGCCGCCGATGACCAGGAGCGCGTCTTTGAGGATTTTATGCAAATTGAGTCTCACCTGCAAAAGCAGGTGAAAGGGACAGGGCTGGGCTTGCCGCTATCGCGTAAGCTAGCCGAGCTGATGGGGGGCAGTGTTGCCGTGCAGAGTGAACCGGGTCAAGGGTCTACCTTTTCGGTCTGCATTCCGATTGTTTACCCCAAAGCCGCAGACCTGCCCGACTCACTGCAACCGATTACCGCTCTGAACCTGGCCCGCCTGCCCATTTTGGCGATTGAAGATCACACTGAAACGCTCTTTATCTACGAGAAACACCTGCAAGCGTCTAGATATCAGTTGATCGCTACCCGCACCCTGGCTCAGGCCAGACAGGCCTTACAACAACTTCAACCAGCGGCGATCGTGCTGGACATTTTGCTCGAAGGGCAAAACGGCTGGACGTTCCTGCGAGAGCTTAAAAGTGATGAAACAACTCGTAATATTCCTGTCTTAGTGATTACAGTCGTGGATAACGAGAAACAGGCGATCGCATTAGGTGCCGATGGATTCCTAATTAAGCCTGTAGAGCAATTACCTTTGCTCACCAAACTCAATACTCTAATTGGTCAGGGCAATACTCAAAAACTCTTACTTATTGATGATGACCCAGCTTGGCGATATGTAGTAAAGCAGTTATTGACGGGTATTTCGCTACAGGTTTTAGAAGCTGAAAGAGGACAGGAAGGATTGGTAATGGCAGAAAATGAACAACCTACTGCAATTCTGCTTGATCTTGAAATGCCAGAGTTAAGTGGATTTGCTGCGCTTGAACAGCTTCGGCATAATCCCATTACTCAATCTATTCCTGTTATCATCTACTCATCAACCCAGTTGGATTTAGAAACCCAGAGCCGTCTAGCTCAACAAGGTGTCGCTATCCTGTCTAAGGAAAAAACATCACAAGCAGAAGCAGTCTCTCACCTTCGAGCAGCACTCGCCAAAGCCGGACTTGTTTTAGGTGCTTGA